The Chitinophagaceae bacterium genome contains the following window.
CCGCCGACAGGGCATGAAGCTAAAATTAATTTAGCGATTAACTTCTCGGGTTTCTGGGTGGGATGATCAGTGTTCTCATGCATTGACCAATAAGGTATACTTATGTCATCCCAAAAGTTGGATGGATACGTTACTCTGAAGTTACCATATTTGGTTTTTTCCCAGTCTTTTGGTTTTCCCTCCACTTTATAAGGTGCAATAACCTTTCTTTTCATTTTGACAGATTCCACATCAAAGTAATAATCATTTTTATCTTTTACACCGAACCAAATATCCTCCATTCCATTTTTCCAGTTTGATAGCGCACCTCTCCCCTTCTCTCTTTGCCATGTTATTCTATTCATTATAATCATGTTTTCATTCATCACTTGTTGCAATGCTGATGTGCATTTCCAATCACCACAGAGATAAAGTGAACCATTCGCTTTCAACAAACTAACTACTTTTGGGAACCATGATCTCAAATATTCGAGATACGAATCATTGTCCGATGGTTTAAATTTGAAACCATGGAAGTCCTTGTAGAGATTATAAGGAGGATCTATAATAATAAGGTCTGCAAAGTTTTTGGGGAAGTTATCTAACAAAGCAAATAAGTGTCCATGGATTGTTTTATTTACAATTTCATCGGAGATAAAATGCTTTTTTTCATCTAATCTCATGAGGTTTTGTGAGAATTTTTCTCTTTCGGCATCTGAAACAGTCAATGTTCTGTTTCTGTTCGCTCTCGTCTTTTTTTTTATTTCTTTCATGTTATAAAGTTGTTTTTTTATTGCACACAATGTTTTATG
Protein-coding sequences here:
- a CDS encoding DNA methyltransferase, with product MKEIKKKTRANRNRTLTVSDAEREKFSQNLMRLDEKKHFISDEIVNKTIHGHLFALLDNFPKNFADLIIIDPPYNLYKDFHGFKFKPSDNDSYLEYLRSWFPKVVSLLKANGSLYLCGDWKCTSALQQVMNENMIIMNRITWQREKGRGALSNWKNGMEDIWFGVKDKNDYYFDVESVKMKRKVIAPYKVEGKPKDWEKTKYGNFRVTYPSNFWDDISIPYWSMHENTDHPTQKPEKLIAKLILASCPVGGIVLDPFLGSGTTSVVAKKLNRKYVGVEMNEEYCIWTEKRLENAEKDTSIQGYVDGIFWERNTLSVQQKAIKQKQSESINGRITTLLD